One genomic segment of Besnoitia besnoiti strain Bb-Ger1 chromosome VII, whole genome shotgun sequence includes these proteins:
- a CDS encoding hypothetical protein (encoded by transcript BESB_080140) produces MAALLLRVLRSLEKWDLLQDQSGEAVNEALNLLVELQFLQGDHLVSLQTHPAARQKCLEGHRRRMDEAHKAVVACQRGLISTHADLLECARELGAVAEGAAKKRSAAAQVPVGSALQKTQKPKLPVASSSTLSAGGGNVALFQEEIAPFIAEVVDAYGDQLTLQNSLITLYRERLSPADRKEMNRILAVWMDRPCEWAVARFGRRRAVVRELKKFLRLPA; encoded by the exons ATGGCAGCCTTGCTCCTGCGAGTCCTGCGGTCTCTCGAGAAATGGGATCTGCTGCAGGACCAATCCGGCGAGGCTGTCAATGAAGCTCTCAACCTCCTCGTTGAACTCCA ATTTCTGCAAGGTGATCATCTAGTCAGCCTCCAGACACATCCTGCC GCTCGACAAAAATGCCTGGAGGGACATCGCAGACGCATGGACGAGGCGCACAAAGCCGTGGTGGCGTGTCAGCGAGGCCTG ATCTCGACACATGCAGACTTGCTTGAGTGCGCCCGCGAGCTCGGCGCAGTTGCGGAGGGtgccgcgaagaagcggagcgccgccgctcagGTTCCCGTCGGTTCGGCTctgcagaaaacgcagaaaccGAAGTTGCCCGTTGCCTCGAGCTCCACTctgtccgccggcggcggaaacGTGGCGCTGTTTCAAGAAGAAATTG CTCCGTTCATCGCCGAAGTCGTGGACGCCTATGGCGACCAGCTGACCCTACAAAACAGTCTCATCACGCTCTAC CGAGAGCGTCTGTCCCCTGCCGACCGCAAGGAAATGAATCGAATCCTCGCGGTCTGGATGGATCGGCCGTGCGAGTGGGCGGTGGCGCGCTTCG gccggcggcgcgcagtcgTGCGAGAGCTGAAGAAGTTCCTCCGGTTGCCCGCGTGA